From Alcaligenes faecalis, the proteins below share one genomic window:
- a CDS encoding LysR substrate-binding domain-containing protein: MLLNLRQIEVFRAIMLTGSISKAAQLLNVSQPAISRLLSYTESRIGLVLFERIKGRLYPTPEARRLYQEVEQVHNSVQRVNEVATDLIEKRHGSLHIAVSPSLGQTLIPMAVTRFRQAFPDVKVYVRTLISSDLVQALVTQQAEVGVAIVPLTHPSLHAQSIYENHLVAVLPASHPLADKQELDASDLEGLDLIGYGNDTPYGQMVQQLFGNRPGVPQLAVEVRLTHIACAMVQAGAGIAIVDELAVAGRVWPDVVVRPINPRTTMPLHMLHSNVVPVSQLAHDFMEVVISTASRGMRAGWA, translated from the coding sequence ATGCTGCTCAATCTTCGTCAAATCGAGGTTTTTCGCGCGATCATGCTGACCGGTTCCATCAGCAAGGCGGCGCAGTTGCTGAACGTGTCGCAACCGGCCATCAGCCGCCTGCTTTCCTATACGGAATCGCGCATTGGTCTGGTGCTGTTCGAGCGCATCAAGGGGCGTCTGTACCCCACGCCGGAGGCGCGTCGGCTCTATCAGGAAGTGGAGCAAGTCCATAACAGTGTGCAGCGGGTTAACGAGGTGGCGACCGACCTGATCGAAAAGCGCCACGGCAGCTTGCACATTGCCGTCAGCCCCAGTTTGGGACAGACCTTGATCCCCATGGCGGTGACGCGTTTTCGCCAGGCCTTTCCGGATGTGAAGGTGTACGTACGCACGCTGATCTCCAGTGATCTGGTGCAGGCTTTGGTCACGCAACAGGCGGAAGTGGGTGTCGCGATTGTGCCGCTGACGCATCCCAGCCTGCATGCCCAGTCCATTTACGAAAACCATCTGGTGGCGGTCTTGCCAGCCAGTCATCCTCTGGCCGACAAGCAGGAGCTGGACGCCAGCGATCTGGAAGGGCTGGACCTGATTGGTTATGGCAATGACACCCCTTATGGCCAGATGGTGCAGCAGTTATTTGGTAACCGTCCTGGCGTGCCGCAACTGGCGGTGGAAGTGCGTTTGACGCACATTGCCTGTGCCATGGTGCAGGCCGGAGCCGGGATTGCGATTGTGGACGAACTGGCTGTGGCCGGCCGGGTCTGGCCGGATGTAGTGGTACGCCCCATCAATCCCCGCACCACCATGCCCTTGCACATGCTGCATTCCAATGTGGTGCCGGTATCGCAGTTGGCACACGACTTCATGGAAGTAGTGATTTCCACGGCCTCCCGAGGCATGCGGGCAGGCTGGGCCTGA
- a CDS encoding Zn-dependent hydrolase, protein MSLAMPLLNQERLWRSTQELAAFTLPDQPWTRRAFSDLFLQSRQWLLQQFEEAGLTVRMDAAGNLIGRREGRKPGLAPITTGSHCDTVMYGGRYDGIIGVLAGLEVARCLNEQNIQLDHPFEVVDFLSEEPSDYGVSCVGSRAMGGVLSDAMLAERNPQGETLAQGIARIGGRPQELAQARRAPGDTAAFVELHIEQGPVLESRDLPIGVVSNIVGICRHRIIITGRPDHAGTTPMDIRRDALVGASLIISEVDRKARRALGGPDYLVATIGNLNLTPNASNAVPGRVEMMVEVRSDRQELMQNFTEELLAQLRPEIEAMGLGLEAAQVSLAKPTDCTPEVMSIIEQAASALGYPSMVMPSGAGHDAVYMAPSGPMGMIFIPCLNGRSHCPEESITSEQLLDGTRVLYQTVVMLDQRN, encoded by the coding sequence ATGAGTCTGGCCATGCCCTTGTTGAATCAGGAGCGCCTGTGGCGCAGCACCCAGGAGCTGGCCGCGTTCACGCTGCCCGACCAGCCCTGGACACGCCGCGCCTTCTCCGATCTGTTTCTGCAATCGCGTCAGTGGTTGCTGCAACAGTTCGAGGAAGCGGGCCTGACCGTACGCATGGACGCCGCAGGCAATCTGATCGGTCGCCGCGAAGGGCGCAAGCCCGGCCTGGCACCGATTACCACCGGCTCGCACTGCGACACCGTGATGTATGGCGGACGCTACGACGGCATCATCGGCGTGCTGGCCGGGCTGGAAGTGGCCCGTTGCCTGAACGAGCAGAACATCCAGCTGGACCATCCTTTTGAAGTAGTAGATTTTCTGTCTGAGGAACCTAGCGACTATGGCGTGTCCTGCGTAGGCAGCCGTGCCATGGGCGGGGTCCTGTCAGACGCCATGCTGGCCGAACGCAATCCACAGGGCGAAACGTTGGCGCAAGGCATTGCCCGCATCGGCGGCCGCCCCCAGGAGCTGGCCCAGGCCCGTCGTGCGCCCGGTGATACCGCCGCCTTTGTCGAGTTGCATATCGAACAAGGGCCGGTACTGGAATCACGCGATCTGCCTATCGGCGTGGTCAGCAATATTGTGGGTATTTGCCGCCACCGCATCATCATCACGGGTCGCCCGGACCATGCAGGCACCACACCCATGGACATACGCCGTGATGCCCTGGTCGGTGCCAGCCTGATCATCAGTGAAGTGGACCGCAAGGCCCGCCGTGCACTGGGGGGACCAGACTATCTGGTCGCCACCATTGGCAACCTGAACCTGACGCCCAACGCGTCCAATGCTGTACCCGGACGGGTGGAGATGATGGTAGAGGTACGCAGCGACCGTCAGGAGCTGATGCAGAACTTCACCGAGGAACTGCTGGCCCAGCTGCGCCCGGAAATCGAGGCCATGGGCCTGGGTCTGGAGGCGGCGCAAGTCAGCCTGGCCAAGCCCACGGACTGCACGCCCGAGGTGATGAGCATCATCGAGCAGGCTGCCAGCGCTTTGGGATACCCGAGCATGGTGATGCCAAGCGGCGCCGGTCATGATGCGGTTTACATGGCACCCAGCGGCCCCATGGGCATGATCTTCATTCCTTGCCTGAATGGTCGCAGCCATTGCCCCGAAGAATCCATTACTTCCGAGCAGCTTCTGGACGGTACGCGGGTTCTGTATCAGACCGTTGTCATGTTAGACCAGAGGAACTGA
- a CDS encoding substrate-binding periplasmic protein has translation MQGVNTIAALAAAVSRKHSVAHLGRARLGRKAGLMLAAVAAGLALSLPAHADNPNKGKMFKVAADVGLVPFFMRGTDGKMDGFSNDLTQEVAQRMGYDGAEVIDTPFSAIFAGLFSSRYDMVAAPTNTTQERAQQMLFAEPYMAGGLSFLAKKGAIVNSLEDLKDKTIAVNNGSFSDRWLQENQEKYGYKIQRFNKNTDAVQAVAIGRAFANMSETPLARYIATKTPALAPVYDMTTEANYAFAFRKDDTALRNRVDEVLECMKQDGSLSKLHVKWFGTEPNAGTAMTVVFPGYGAPDFSGYEPTEHTPDCSRP, from the coding sequence ATGCAAGGCGTAAACACAATCGCCGCGTTGGCTGCGGCTGTTTCTCGCAAACACAGCGTTGCTCATTTAGGACGTGCCCGTCTGGGACGTAAAGCTGGCTTGATGCTGGCTGCCGTGGCCGCTGGCCTGGCCTTGAGCCTGCCGGCTCATGCGGACAATCCCAACAAGGGCAAGATGTTCAAAGTGGCTGCGGATGTGGGCCTGGTGCCGTTTTTCATGCGTGGCACCGACGGCAAGATGGATGGCTTTTCCAACGACCTGACTCAGGAAGTGGCCCAGCGCATGGGCTATGACGGTGCCGAGGTCATCGACACCCCGTTTTCCGCCATTTTTGCAGGCCTGTTTTCCAGTCGCTACGACATGGTGGCCGCACCCACCAACACCACGCAGGAGCGTGCCCAGCAAATGCTGTTTGCTGAGCCGTACATGGCCGGTGGCCTGAGTTTTCTGGCTAAAAAGGGCGCCATCGTCAATTCACTGGAAGACCTGAAGGACAAGACAATTGCCGTCAATAACGGCAGTTTTTCGGATCGCTGGTTGCAAGAAAACCAGGAAAAGTACGGCTACAAGATTCAGCGCTTCAACAAGAACACGGATGCCGTGCAGGCCGTGGCCATAGGTCGTGCCTTTGCCAATATGTCCGAGACCCCTCTGGCCCGCTATATCGCCACGAAAACTCCCGCACTGGCCCCGGTGTACGACATGACGACCGAGGCCAATTACGCCTTTGCCTTTCGTAAGGATGACACGGCCTTGCGTAACCGCGTGGATGAAGTGCTGGAATGCATGAAGCAGGATGGCTCGCTGTCCAAGCTGCATGTGAAATGGTTTGGTACGGAACCGAATGCCGGTACGGCCATGACAGTCGTTTTCCCCGGCTATGGCGCGCCTGACTTTTCTGGCTACGAGCCCACTGAGCACACCCCCGACTGCTCCCGTCCTTAA
- a CDS encoding aspartate/glutamate racemase family protein, with translation MNPRPHIYVLNPNSSQIVTDGLDRAVQPLRLADGPAISCLRLPQGPAGVQSQTDIDTLIPHLRAQALSVKEDAAAYVVACFSDPGLYTLREVVDVPVLGIAETGVLTALSLGQRFGVLSILQASIPRHLRYFGAMGVTDRLAADLAINMGVSELADEKKTLQRLTEVGQRLRDEHGADVVVLGCAGMANQREALEQALGITVVEPTQATVAVALGRCLLGW, from the coding sequence ATGAACCCTCGCCCTCATATCTACGTTCTGAACCCCAATTCCAGCCAGATCGTAACGGATGGCCTGGACCGTGCTGTCCAGCCCTTGCGTCTGGCCGATGGCCCAGCTATTTCCTGCCTGCGCCTGCCTCAAGGCCCGGCGGGTGTACAAAGCCAAACCGATATTGACACCCTGATTCCCCATCTGCGCGCCCAGGCCCTGAGTGTTAAAGAAGACGCCGCGGCTTATGTAGTGGCCTGCTTCAGCGACCCCGGCCTGTACACCTTGCGCGAAGTGGTGGATGTGCCCGTATTGGGTATTGCCGAAACCGGAGTGCTGACCGCCTTGTCACTGGGCCAGCGCTTTGGCGTACTGTCCATTTTGCAGGCTTCCATTCCGCGTCACCTGCGCTACTTTGGCGCAATGGGTGTGACAGACCGTCTGGCAGCCGATCTGGCCATCAATATGGGCGTGTCGGAACTGGCTGACGAGAAAAAAACCCTGCAACGCCTGACAGAAGTTGGCCAGCGCTTGCGCGATGAGCACGGTGCCGATGTTGTAGTGCTGGGTTGTGCCGGCATGGCCAATCAGCGCGAGGCGCTGGAACAGGCTTTGGGCATTACTGTCGTGGAGCCCACGCAGGCGACCGTTGCGGTGGCCTTGGGCCGTTGCTTATTAGGCTGGTAA
- a CDS encoding ABC transporter ATP-binding protein, translating into MIRIQDVNLIYGRNTERETQALKQINLDIQDNEIIAIVGASGCGKSTLLRLIAGLLMPTNGTVSIDDEIVAHPRQDTGIVFQAPTLVPWANILDNTLLPSSIMGRLDDQARSRATRLLTTAGLGNFLHHHPKQLSGGMQQRVAICRALVHNPKVVLMDEPFGALDALTRETMTLELLRLWYEDPKTIVFVTHSISEAVMLGHRIVVMSPRPGQITETLDVNLPRERDFSLVGTPEFTRCAAAVRELIFQHEVA; encoded by the coding sequence GTGATACGCATTCAAGACGTGAACCTGATCTACGGTCGCAATACCGAGCGTGAGACTCAGGCACTGAAACAAATCAATCTGGACATTCAGGACAACGAAATCATTGCCATCGTCGGCGCGTCGGGCTGTGGGAAATCCACCCTGCTGCGCCTGATTGCAGGCTTGCTGATGCCCACAAACGGCACCGTCAGCATTGATGATGAAATCGTTGCCCACCCTCGCCAAGACACCGGCATTGTGTTCCAGGCCCCGACCCTGGTGCCCTGGGCCAATATTCTGGACAACACCCTCTTGCCATCCAGCATCATGGGTCGTCTGGACGATCAGGCCCGCAGCCGCGCCACGCGTCTGCTGACCACCGCCGGTCTGGGCAATTTCCTGCACCACCACCCCAAGCAATTATCCGGTGGCATGCAGCAACGCGTGGCCATTTGCCGCGCACTGGTTCACAACCCCAAAGTGGTGCTGATGGATGAGCCGTTCGGCGCCCTGGACGCGCTGACCCGCGAAACCATGACGCTGGAACTGCTGCGCCTTTGGTACGAAGACCCCAAAACCATTGTGTTTGTGACGCACTCGATTTCCGAAGCCGTCATGCTGGGTCACCGCATTGTGGTGATGTCGCCGCGTCCCGGCCAGATTACCGAAACTCTGGATGTAAACCTGCCCCGCGAACGCGACTTTTCTCTGGTGGGCACGCCGGAATTTACGCGCTGTGCCGCCGCCGTCCGTGAACTTATTTTCCAACACGAGGTGGCTTGA
- a CDS encoding dihydroorotase produces the protein MSDFDLVVRGNIVERDRIITDGWLAVREGRVAARGVGAAPSAREHVDARGMWVMPGVLDGQVHSGSQANQEGLGWASRAAAAGGVTTMVEMPYDDPEPVASRPQLEDKIARIESDCHVDVACYGTLNDQHGLEAAAGLIEGGVCGFKFSTFEASPNRFPRVEEDILMEAFRLIAPSGLACGVHNQDQELTRKNIKRMVEAGDTGWDAFLRAHTPLIENLATSAIYEIGAQTGARAHAVHVSLSRGFEICNMYRQAGHKASIETCVQYLMLNHEEHTRRFGAKTKHYPPIRPKAEMDLLWTHIANDECTFVSSDHVSWGLERKQFDNVFQNSSGGPGLETLLPAFWTGCAEHGISPTMVVKQLCWGPAQHFLLEHRKGSLNVGADADIVIVKPETYRFDPSTSLSAVTWSSFEDREFQVRVEATYVRGQLAWDGKTVRNAAGDGQFIRPHKAGELS, from the coding sequence ATGAGCGACTTCGATCTGGTAGTACGAGGAAATATTGTTGAGCGCGACCGCATCATCACTGACGGCTGGTTGGCCGTGCGTGAAGGCCGAGTAGCGGCCCGTGGCGTTGGCGCGGCTCCTTCGGCCCGTGAGCATGTGGATGCACGTGGCATGTGGGTAATGCCCGGCGTGCTGGACGGTCAGGTGCACTCCGGCAGCCAGGCCAATCAGGAAGGTCTGGGCTGGGCCTCGCGTGCGGCCGCCGCCGGTGGCGTGACCACCATGGTGGAAATGCCTTACGACGATCCCGAACCTGTTGCTTCCCGCCCGCAGCTGGAAGACAAGATTGCTCGCATTGAAAGCGATTGCCACGTGGACGTGGCCTGCTACGGCACTTTGAACGATCAGCATGGTCTGGAAGCCGCGGCTGGCCTGATTGAAGGCGGCGTTTGCGGTTTCAAATTCTCTACCTTTGAAGCCAGCCCCAACCGTTTCCCGCGCGTGGAAGAAGACATTCTGATGGAAGCCTTCCGCCTGATCGCCCCCTCCGGCTTGGCCTGCGGTGTGCACAACCAGGATCAGGAACTGACACGCAAGAACATCAAGCGCATGGTCGAAGCCGGTGACACGGGCTGGGACGCATTCTTGCGCGCCCATACCCCCTTGATCGAAAACCTGGCCACCAGCGCCATTTATGAGATCGGTGCCCAGACCGGCGCCCGTGCCCACGCCGTGCACGTGTCCCTGTCGCGCGGTTTTGAAATCTGCAATATGTACCGTCAGGCAGGCCACAAGGCCTCGATTGAAACCTGCGTGCAGTACCTGATGCTGAACCACGAAGAGCACACCCGCCGTTTCGGTGCCAAGACCAAGCACTACCCACCCATTCGCCCCAAGGCGGAAATGGATCTGCTCTGGACCCACATCGCCAACGACGAATGTACCTTCGTGTCCTCCGACCACGTCAGCTGGGGCCTGGAGCGCAAGCAGTTTGACAATGTGTTCCAGAACTCCTCCGGTGGTCCTGGACTGGAAACGCTGCTGCCCGCCTTCTGGACAGGCTGCGCCGAGCACGGCATTTCCCCCACCATGGTCGTCAAGCAACTGTGCTGGGGCCCTGCCCAACACTTCCTGCTGGAACACCGCAAGGGTTCGCTGAATGTAGGTGCAGATGCCGACATCGTGATCGTCAAACCCGAAACCTACCGCTTTGACCCGTCCACCAGCCTGTCCGCCGTGACCTGGAGCTCCTTCGAGGACCGTGAATTCCAGGTACGTGTGGAAGCCACCTATGTGCGCGGCCAACTGGCCTGGGACGGCAAAACCGTGCGTAACGCGGCGGGCGACGGTCAGTTCATCCGTCCGCACAAAGCAGGCGAACTGTCATGA
- a CDS encoding fumarylacetoacetate hydrolase family protein, translating to MNAPLQSGCLATAQRLLQARQENRPIEDWPESLRPASFDQAYRVQAAQMETLGPIGGWKVGAANSVAPPTCAPLPQRFRYASPEAPAGKDLSLRGMEVEIGLILGQDLPPGQAPYSMQQIWQAISQVCVAVEIVESRFAQRDAVGRLSTLADLASHGALVHQAQGIAAQDMALLQPEWARLQVGQQTLLQGPNQNPAGELTRLLIWLANQGSHHLGGLQKGQVIITGTCLPMLYAAPGDRIQAAIQGIGELEFVCA from the coding sequence ATGAACGCCCCTCTGCAATCCGGCTGCCTGGCAACCGCACAGCGGCTGCTTCAGGCTCGCCAAGAGAACCGCCCCATCGAGGACTGGCCCGAATCGCTGCGCCCTGCGTCTTTTGATCAGGCCTATCGTGTTCAGGCTGCGCAAATGGAAACCTTGGGCCCCATAGGCGGCTGGAAAGTCGGCGCGGCCAATAGCGTGGCCCCGCCTACCTGCGCCCCCCTGCCCCAGCGTTTTCGTTACGCCAGCCCGGAGGCTCCCGCCGGTAAGGACCTGTCCTTGCGTGGCATGGAAGTGGAAATCGGCCTGATTCTGGGTCAGGACTTGCCACCCGGTCAGGCCCCCTATTCCATGCAGCAAATCTGGCAGGCGATCAGCCAGGTTTGTGTGGCGGTAGAGATTGTGGAATCGCGTTTTGCGCAGCGTGACGCCGTTGGCCGTCTATCCACCTTGGCCGATCTGGCCAGCCACGGAGCGCTGGTCCATCAAGCACAAGGTATCGCCGCGCAAGACATGGCATTGCTACAGCCTGAATGGGCGCGCCTGCAAGTGGGACAGCAAACCTTGCTGCAAGGCCCAAACCAGAATCCAGCGGGCGAGCTGACACGGCTGCTGATCTGGCTGGCCAATCAGGGCAGTCACCATCTTGGCGGGCTGCAAAAGGGTCAGGTCATCATTACTGGCACTTGCCTGCCCATGCTGTATGCCGCTCCCGGCGACCGGATTCAAGCCGCCATTCAAGGGATCGGTGAACTGGAGTTTGTCTGCGCATAA
- a CDS encoding amidohydrolase family protein: MTSPYTVIRGGLVLAHAHAKAELLDILIKNGEIETMGPPGLPAPADATVVQADDQLLHPGLINAHTHGHGTYAKAMGDRWSLELLLTAGPWINGDRHLEDKYLSTQLNAAEMLLKGCTASYDLYSEVPVPTAEGMNAVAQAYVDAGMRATVAPMMADLSFYQSVPGLIDALPEELQKFVAQLAPQSFRATLSGLTDFLDQQRNPERIRVALAPTIPMLCSDEFLQTCGEISAERNIGLHSHVGESYVQALTGMKRYGTTIVQHLDKLGLISPRFTLAHAIWLDERDLDILAVRGAMVAHNPGSNMRLGNGIADVNSMLERGITVGLGTDGSNSGDNQNMYEAMRLASFSSKVRGPDTERWVTTEQALYAATEGSARCLGMGEQLGRLEPGRKADIVFLDLAHINWIPHNNTVNQLVHLEDGLALRHVMVDGQFAVCDRQLTQVNMPRLRQQVEQAQERITRNTYDKRHITEKLAKAVGSFCLCLGHDRYHVQRWAHPKQNLT; encoded by the coding sequence ATGACATCACCTTATACCGTCATCCGCGGGGGCCTGGTGCTGGCCCACGCTCACGCCAAAGCCGAGCTTTTGGACATTCTGATCAAGAATGGCGAGATCGAAACCATGGGCCCGCCCGGCCTGCCCGCACCTGCTGATGCCACAGTAGTGCAAGCGGATGACCAATTGCTGCATCCCGGCCTGATCAATGCGCATACCCACGGCCACGGCACCTATGCCAAGGCCATGGGGGATCGCTGGTCGCTGGAACTGTTACTGACGGCGGGCCCCTGGATCAATGGCGACCGCCATCTGGAAGACAAGTACCTGAGCACTCAGCTGAACGCGGCAGAAATGCTGCTGAAAGGCTGTACCGCCAGCTACGACCTGTACTCTGAAGTCCCCGTGCCCACGGCAGAAGGCATGAATGCCGTCGCCCAGGCCTATGTGGATGCCGGTATGCGAGCCACGGTCGCCCCCATGATGGCGGACCTGTCCTTTTACCAATCCGTCCCCGGCCTGATCGATGCCCTGCCGGAAGAACTGCAGAAGTTTGTAGCGCAACTGGCACCACAATCCTTCCGGGCCACGCTATCGGGTCTGACGGACTTTCTGGACCAGCAGCGCAACCCCGAGCGCATTCGCGTGGCACTGGCCCCGACCATTCCCATGTTGTGTTCGGACGAGTTCCTGCAAACCTGCGGTGAAATCAGTGCGGAGCGCAATATCGGCCTGCACAGCCACGTTGGCGAGTCCTATGTGCAAGCCCTGACCGGCATGAAACGTTATGGCACCACCATTGTTCAGCATCTGGACAAGCTGGGCCTGATCTCGCCCCGTTTCACCCTGGCGCACGCCATCTGGCTGGACGAGCGCGACCTGGACATTCTGGCGGTGCGCGGAGCCATGGTGGCCCACAACCCCGGCAGCAATATGCGTTTAGGTAATGGGATTGCCGATGTGAACTCCATGCTGGAGCGCGGCATTACCGTGGGCCTGGGCACGGACGGCTCGAACAGTGGCGATAACCAGAACATGTACGAAGCCATGCGTCTGGCCTCCTTCTCGTCCAAGGTTCGCGGCCCCGATACCGAACGCTGGGTCACCACCGAACAAGCGCTGTACGCGGCCACCGAAGGCAGCGCCCGCTGCCTGGGCATGGGCGAACAACTGGGACGTCTGGAACCGGGTCGCAAGGCCGACATCGTGTTTCTGGATCTGGCCCATATCAACTGGATTCCGCATAACAACACGGTCAACCAGCTAGTACACCTGGAAGACGGTCTGGCGCTACGCCATGTCATGGTCGACGGCCAGTTTGCCGTGTGCGACCGACAGTTAACGCAAGTGAATATGCCGCGCCTGCGTCAGCAAGTGGAGCAGGCCCAGGAACGCATCACACGCAATACCTACGACAAGCGCCACATCACAGAAAAACTGGCCAAAGCCGTAGGTTCGTTCTGCCTGTGCCTGGGCCACGACCGCTATCACGTGCAGCGCTGGGCGCACCCCAAACAAAACTTAACATGA
- a CDS encoding flavin reductase family protein: MDWSCDQLSERERYRLLVNTVLPRPIALVTTCDQQGRVNTAPFSFFNVMGSEPAVLALGLENDAHSADGLKDTTRNILATGQFVVNLISAKMARAMNICGIAYPTGQAEHLQAGLDLAPSVQVQPPRIAQCPVQFECRLHTALDLGPLRHIVIGEILHLHCDDTILTPEGRIDIDAYDPIGRMHGSDWYVGLQGRFQSEKLSHQNGLPPTQT, from the coding sequence ATGGACTGGTCCTGTGATCAGCTCAGCGAACGCGAACGCTACCGCTTGTTGGTCAACACTGTGTTGCCGCGCCCCATTGCCCTGGTCACGACCTGTGACCAGCAGGGGCGCGTGAACACGGCCCCGTTCAGCTTTTTCAATGTGATGGGTTCAGAGCCTGCCGTGCTGGCACTGGGCCTGGAAAACGATGCACACTCTGCCGATGGCCTGAAGGACACCACCCGCAATATTCTGGCCACCGGCCAGTTTGTGGTGAACCTGATCAGCGCCAAGATGGCACGCGCCATGAATATCTGCGGCATTGCTTACCCGACCGGGCAGGCCGAACATCTGCAAGCGGGCCTGGATCTGGCCCCCAGCGTGCAGGTGCAGCCGCCCCGTATCGCCCAATGCCCAGTGCAGTTTGAATGCCGCTTGCACACTGCGCTGGACCTGGGCCCGCTACGCCATATCGTCATTGGCGAAATCCTGCATTTGCACTGCGACGACACCATCCTGACGCCTGAAGGGCGCATCGATATTGATGCTTACGACCCTATCGGGCGCATGCATGGCTCTGACTGGTATGTCGGCCTGCAAGGCCGCTTTCAGTCAGAAAAATTAAGCCACCAAAACGGGCTACCGCCCACCCAAACATAA
- a CDS encoding ABC transporter substrate-binding protein, whose protein sequence is MQTLLARTLAVLGLGLAAAAPTAHAADNVHLMLDFIPTGDYAPYYSGIAHGIYEKHGIDLKITRGTGSGDTVLKVAGGAADIGLADISAILTSRQNSQTPIKAIASTFSHSAHSLFVLKDSGITNFSGLEGKKIAVSPGNSHKLYFPMVARKANTDPDKIQWVTVDGSSMAPLLINGKVDAAPFLATNYYYQNKQAKRFGKEIVVLPFSDQGFNIYALSVFTTDKTLAERPQMVQNFLNATIEAWDAARKDPDTACQAHVKANPEIDLDDCMGNLNAVLGYIYTDFSAEHGVGSLEEGRMKTTYEAVAEAQSLDPAWDYHQAYDTQFIVKANGTAKP, encoded by the coding sequence ATGCAAACCCTGCTTGCACGCACCCTTGCGGTGCTGGGCTTGGGACTGGCCGCCGCTGCGCCCACCGCCCACGCCGCTGACAACGTTCACCTGATGCTGGACTTCATTCCCACCGGCGACTATGCCCCGTATTACTCGGGCATTGCCCACGGGATTTACGAGAAACACGGCATAGACCTGAAGATCACCCGCGGCACAGGTTCGGGCGACACCGTTCTGAAGGTAGCCGGTGGCGCCGCCGATATTGGTCTGGCCGACATTTCCGCCATTCTGACCTCGCGCCAGAACAGCCAGACTCCCATCAAGGCCATTGCGTCCACCTTCTCGCACTCGGCCCATTCCCTGTTTGTGCTCAAGGACTCGGGTATCACCAACTTCTCCGGCCTGGAGGGCAAGAAAATTGCCGTCTCGCCCGGTAACAGCCACAAGCTTTACTTCCCCATGGTGGCACGCAAAGCCAATACCGATCCCGACAAGATTCAGTGGGTGACGGTAGACGGTTCCTCCATGGCTCCCTTGCTGATCAACGGCAAAGTGGACGCCGCTCCTTTCCTGGCCACCAACTACTACTACCAGAACAAGCAGGCCAAGCGTTTTGGCAAGGAAATCGTGGTGCTGCCCTTTAGCGATCAGGGTTTCAACATCTACGCCCTGTCCGTTTTCACCACGGACAAGACGCTGGCCGAACGCCCACAGATGGTGCAGAACTTTCTGAACGCCACCATCGAAGCCTGGGACGCCGCCCGCAAGGACCCGGACACGGCTTGCCAGGCCCACGTCAAGGCCAATCCGGAAATCGATCTGGATGACTGCATGGGCAACCTGAACGCGGTGCTGGGCTACATCTACACCGATTTCAGCGCCGAGCATGGGGTGGGCAGCCTGGAAGAAGGCCGCATGAAAACCACCTACGAGGCGGTTGCAGAAGCGCAGAGCCTGGACCCTGCCTGGGACTATCACCAAGCCTACGACACCCAGTTCATCGTCAAGGCCAACGGCACAGCCAAGCCCTAA
- a CDS encoding ABC transporter permease, translating into MSEQTQTLAAAPVRKRRLRLRDFNEITIPAITLIAVVILWELASRLFDIPEYLVPAPSRIWADSMQMKEAMLMHTLVSTRTIMLGFLLSIVISFPLAVLITYSRFFEQAIYPLLILTQSIPKVALAPILVIIFGPTELPRVVVTFLVAFFPLVISMTAGLLAAPPELIELVRACRATRLQEFFRIRLPFAVPFIFSGLKVAITLSVVGAVVGEFVAADQGLGYLITTSTAFFKTPVAFGAMAILSVLGIVFFQVISAAERILFPWAIKDNRS; encoded by the coding sequence ATGAGCGAGCAAACTCAAACCCTGGCCGCCGCGCCCGTGCGCAAGCGACGATTGCGCCTGCGCGATTTCAATGAAATTACCATCCCGGCCATCACCCTGATTGCCGTGGTCATTCTGTGGGAACTGGCCAGCCGCCTGTTTGATATTCCTGAATACCTGGTGCCCGCCCCCTCGCGCATCTGGGCCGATTCCATGCAAATGAAAGAGGCCATGCTGATGCACACGCTGGTGTCCACGCGCACCATCATGCTGGGCTTTTTGCTGTCCATCGTGATCAGCTTTCCGCTGGCCGTGCTGATTACCTACTCGCGCTTTTTCGAGCAGGCCATCTACCCGCTGCTGATTCTGACTCAGTCCATTCCCAAGGTGGCCCTGGCTCCGATTCTTGTCATTATCTTTGGACCTACCGAGCTGCCACGCGTCGTCGTCACCTTTCTGGTCGCGTTTTTCCCGCTGGTCATCTCCATGACCGCTGGCCTTCTGGCTGCTCCACCCGAGTTGATCGAGCTGGTCCGCGCCTGCCGTGCCACCCGTTTGCAAGAGTTCTTCCGTATCCGCCTGCCCTTTGCCGTGCCCTTTATTTTCTCGGGCCTGAAAGTGGCTATCACCTTGTCCGTGGTCGGCGCGGTGGTCGGTGAGTTTGTGGCGGCCGACCAAGGTCTGGGCTACTTGATCACCACCTCTACGGCCTTCTTCAAGACACCGGTTGCCTTTGGCGCCATGGCGATCTTGTCGGTGCTAGGCATTGTGTTCTTCCAGGTGATCTCTGCCGCCGAACGCATCCTGTTCCCTTGGGCGATCAAGGACAATCGGAGCTGA